TGTACATTATAGGTATCAATCTTTTCGTGAGGGAAAATAAGTGATGTAAGGATTCGACTTGGGAAAAATCTCATCAGGGatataaaaaaaagttatatgTCAGGAGCATAAATCTTATCAAGGATTTCAAAAAAGTTATATGTCAGGAGTATATATACTTATAAGTTACTATAGATAATGTCTTTAATGTGGAAGACTTATCATCTTATCATGAGCTGCTACAGCCCACATTAAATATATTCTCTAGAGTATAGTAGAGATATCAATATCATCTCTTTTCTTCCATACTAATGGCCATAGTTCTAGAGTTTCTTTCACACTTGACGATATGGAAGTAAGTCGAGAACATCATGGACAACTAGTTAGTGTTCTCTCCCATGGGCCTGTAACTTAGATATTTGGTACGATTGATAAACCCTAGCCTCCTAGAGTAGTATCTCAGTTTTTATTTGATGGAGTTGATTTTTTTATCAggaagagacatttaaagcaggaaaaatcatgttgggctagagaaacatgtcagaagattggacgtcgtgccgAAAAATTGgtagatgtatcgacaaaaggctttgggccacggttttgggcattgggctaagaagagcggatattgtgctaaggatatcagagttgcggaggtcaactgaccaattggaCGATAAGCCCCAAGAAAGGATGAtgggctgaagaatcggacgaagcatcgatggaccaatgacatgtcggagaatatgattcatgcttaataataattatctagatcaaagtgtgttttacatatatatgattaactatgatagcaaggtataaagcaaaatgaagtcctggagttaagaatgtgatttcgttgggagttcgagagttcgtcggaagtccggacgttcgtcggaagttttgccggaattgaccaagaagtctaggagcttgccaaagaagcttgtcggaactcgccaagaagatcatcgtgaaatctaggagcttgccgggagttcgttggaacattgccgagagatcgtcggaagttcgccggaagaatcgctagaagctcgtcggaagaaactagacttatagacttgtttagcttagtaaatatcttaaaattcgtagttagtacataattgagattgaaattgggccaacccaattaagggccaattgagcccatgtatgaactatgttgggcccaataaaaaaatccaaatagtgacccaagaggtgtcaccatcatggcataatcttcgagattatgtcaggcggtggtaccgttggtctgagagatggtaccacccagacacagtctccaagaggctacaggcggtggtaccgcctagtgttagactaACACCATTGGTAGTATCGCCCGTACCtagaaaacccaggatgagatatttttagacttcaagtttgaatcaacttgagacctataaaaatccctctcatccctagttaaaacacacaagtattgagagtaaaaaaaaaaaaagaaacgctgttgtaatcttgtatgaactcctctcattctaagtgttagaatagtttgagagaggagtaagtgaaggTGTAAGGGTTAttttctaaacccggtaaaaggagaatcgagttgtaaaaggaggttggtcttcgtctattgaaggaaaaccgataatggatgccagtggccttgatggaagaggaatcggtggagtggatgtaggtcacgaggaccgaaccactataaaaatctagtttgtgtttccttcttgcaatttattTTTATAGCAAACTGTATTTCCTCTTTACTGTACTTTTATTACGCCTACGCTAACGAACAAGCattgaatttcaagttatcttccagaGTTcggtttttaatatttttagaaccgatgattttatcgctgcactagtgccaactcgttcctaaaaatattttcttattagATTATAGTATGATTTGGACAATGAAACATATTTGTATTAAGCTTTGGTCTTCGACAGGGTTATCAAAGGAGATGTTATGCACACATCTTAAAATATATATGGTAAAGGATCTtggagcatatatatatatatatatatatatatatatatatatatatatatatatatatatatatatatatatatatatatatatcatatgaatCCATAACTCCCTCCATTCTAGAAAAATGGACATTTATCAATCTTTATCTACTATTATTTTAGAAAGAGATATATGATACTCGTCCAAAAGTATACATTTATCTTTATCCTATGgatttttatttactttttttcTAAAAGTGATTATGTGTCACAAGGGATATCTATTTTTATAAAAGTACTATAAACCCTAATCTCCTCGTTTTAGAATGAATGAATGAACGAAGAATTAAATACTTGTAGCCACTAAGAACATAAGGTAAGAGACCTAAGTGTTGAGAGTGTTGAGAGAGTCCTTAAGGGTTCAGAGACCTCAtcctatcatttttttattttctcttttccaCTATTCATCTCTTTCATCTTCATCATAGTTGCATCATAGTCATTATAACAATGATACCACTATCAAAAAGAACTATCATATTAGCCTTCAATCATTGTTAATGCAACCTCTATTGACAACCACAATCTCTTTTGTTACCATTTTAATATTCAAGGTCAAGAACATTAGATTATTCTATTTATGTTAAggattatttatgaaaaaaatattctttGTACCCCAAGTTTATATGATATAATAATTAAGAGAACTTGATTGGTTCAGCCAAtattatatcttttcttttttataatcttttttattattgtacTATGTTCTATTATCGACGAAGAGAGAACACAGTGTTCTCTATTTACCATAATTAAACTCTATTATTTTAATATCGAGCTGCATTTACCATAATTAAACTCTATTATTTTAATATCGAGCTATATTTCGATGCCTGTTACGAAGGAATTGATTCAGCATCTAATATTGAATAACTTTTGTCAACAGCGAGCTgcaaagattgacttataagtgaCGATGTCATAAAAGCTTTCAATTCCCTAAATTTGGACTCATAATCCATTAAAGACGGAAGCAGATTCTTTCTACCGTAGGGTTTCAACACGTGTCGAATGGAACTGCTTTCGGAATCCACGCAGCAAATTTATGTGGCAATGGAATCTATATTTTGCTATCGagctatataataaaatattaaaaattaaaaaattaattctacATTTTGCTATCGAGCTATATTTTGGATGTCAATGCTTGATTGGTTTTAGGGAGGAATTAATTTGGTGTCTAATAGTGAATGGCTTCCGTCAACACGGAGCAGGAAAGAGTTGACTTAATTAGAATGACGTCATAAAAGCTTTCGATTTCCAATTAAATCTTCACTAATAATCCATCAAGAACGAAGCAAGTTCGTTCGACCGTAGGATTTCAACACTTGTCGAATGGAACTGCTTTCGGAGTCCAACCCGCAAACTTATGTGGCAATGGAAACTACACGTCCGATTGTCTTTACGATTTGTACTCGATGAATTCGATCCCGTCTCGGATTCGCAGaccagaatctctctctctctctctctctctctctatatataaagCCACTCCATGGTAGGAATTAAGCCGAGTTCACACGGTTGAAGTGCGACAAGAAGGCGATGGCGACGATGGAGACGACTCCTCTCCATGGCCATGCCGATTGGGTTCTCAGGGCCTATCAAACTCATGGGACGCCGGCATGGGCTCCGGTGGTGATCAAACTCGGCTACACCGTGATGCACATTCTTGGAGGTCAAGTCGTGGAGGAACCGCCCCGTGCCTACCACACCTTTCTCTTCACTCTCGGCGACTTCCTCCACCAAGCGTCTCGCCGCCAGGCGATCTCGACCGTTCTCTTAACCGCCGGCGTCTATGGTTATGACATCTGCTTCGCCGGGCGGTTGGAGAGACAACTCGTTGCCTTCTGCAATTATCCAGTCGAGACGGCTTTGAACTCGGGCAACGGGTTCGACATGATCGTGGACGTACTTTTGGCCCACTTCCCGATCGATGAGGAACCTTCTTCGGACGTCGAAGGCGTCGGCGAGAACGGGAATTTCGGCGGCATCCCGGCGTCGACGGATGCGGTGAAGGAGCTGGCGGTGGTGAAGTACGAGCGTGGAGGAGATGTCAGAGAGGAGAGTTGCATCATCTGCTTCGCGGAGTTCGACGAGGGCGTGGAGGTGACGCGGATGCCATGCAAGCACGCCTTCCATGGCGGCTGTCTCACTCGATGGTTGGAGAGAAGCCATGTGTGTCCTCTCTGCAGACACGCCATACCTGCTTCTGCTGATCCCTGAAATGCTTCTCCTCTTCTTGATCTTCCCGAGATACAGAGACATCTTGGCGTTCGAGTTTTACATACATTGAGGAGGACCTTTATCACATTGTTTGAGCCGTTGACACCACTTTTAATCTTCTAGCATGATATCTAAATATTTGACAATCCGTACATTTAATCAAAATCTCCTATATAATTTAGGATACtataagattaatttttaaaactttttaattaatttcatcatcaaaattttatatttaacattaaaGGTCAATATTCCACGTATCAACTATTCCTAACAT
The window above is part of the Musa acuminata AAA Group cultivar baxijiao chromosome BXJ2-6, Cavendish_Baxijiao_AAA, whole genome shotgun sequence genome. Proteins encoded here:
- the LOC135613965 gene encoding probable E3 ubiquitin-protein ligase RHA4A, producing the protein MATMETTPLHGHADWVLRAYQTHGTPAWAPVVIKLGYTVMHILGGQVVEEPPRAYHTFLFTLGDFLHQASRRQAISTVLLTAGVYGYDICFAGRLERQLVAFCNYPVETALNSGNGFDMIVDVLLAHFPIDEEPSSDVEGVGENGNFGGIPASTDAVKELAVVKYERGGDVREESCIICFAEFDEGVEVTRMPCKHAFHGGCLTRWLERSHVCPLCRHAIPASADP